A region from the Pseudonocardia petroleophila genome encodes:
- the sufC gene encoding Fe-S cluster assembly ATPase SufC, translating to MSTLEIKDLHVSIAVDGGTKEILTGVDLTIESGQTHAIMGPNGSGKSTLAYAIAGHPKYDVTSGEILLDGVDVLSMSVDERARAGLFLAMQYPVEVPGVSTANFLRSAATAVRGEAPKLRTWVKEVKGAMADLDIDPAFVDRNVNEGFSGGEKKRQEVLQLSLLKPKFAVLDETDSGLDVDALRVVSDGVNRYRAGGETGVLLITHYTRILQHIRPDVVHVFAGGRVVESGGPELADELEKNGYERFTKAAAV from the coding sequence ATGTCCACCTTGGAGATCAAGGACCTGCACGTCTCGATCGCGGTCGACGGCGGCACCAAGGAGATCCTCACGGGGGTCGACCTGACGATCGAGTCCGGCCAGACCCACGCGATCATGGGGCCGAACGGCTCGGGCAAGTCCACGCTCGCCTACGCGATCGCCGGGCACCCGAAGTACGACGTCACCTCCGGCGAGATCCTGCTCGACGGCGTCGACGTGCTGTCGATGAGCGTCGACGAGCGCGCCCGCGCCGGCCTGTTCCTCGCCATGCAGTACCCGGTCGAGGTCCCCGGCGTGTCCACGGCCAACTTCCTGCGCTCCGCGGCCACCGCGGTCCGCGGCGAGGCGCCGAAGCTGCGCACCTGGGTCAAGGAGGTCAAGGGCGCGATGGCCGACCTCGACATCGACCCCGCGTTCGTCGACCGCAACGTCAACGAGGGCTTCTCCGGCGGCGAGAAGAAGCGCCAGGAGGTGCTGCAGCTCTCGCTGCTCAAGCCCAAGTTCGCGGTGCTCGACGAGACCGACTCCGGCCTCGACGTCGACGCCCTGCGCGTCGTCTCCGACGGCGTCAACCGCTACCGCGCGGGCGGCGAGACCGGCGTCCTGCTGATCACGCACTACACGCGGATCCTGCAGCACATCCGCCCCGACGTCGTGCACGTCTTCGCCGGTGGCCGGGTCGTCGAGTCCGGCGGCCCCGAGCTGGCCGACGAGCTGGAGAAGAACGGGTACGAGCGGTTCACGAAGGCTGCTGCCGTCTGA
- a CDS encoding cysteine desulfurase: MDVQKIRADFPILARTVRGGRPLVYLDSGATAQRPRQVLDAERSFLEQHNAAVHRGAHQLAEEATDAYESARARIAAFVGADPGEVVFVKNATEGINLVAYAMGNAAGFPGAERFEIGAGDEIVVTGLEHHANLVPWQELCRRTGAVLKWFEVSEDGRIDLDSDPITERTKIVAFAHQSNVLGTILPVEELTRRAKAVGALVLLDACQSVPHMPVNLTELGVDFAVFSGHKMLGPSGVGVLYGRAELLAAMPPFLTGGSMIEMVRMEGSTYAPPPQRFEAGVPMTSQAVGLAAAVDYLNEIGMESVHAHELELTALAIEGLSAIPGVRVLGPVTTDDRGGAVAFVVDGVHAHDVGQVLDDRGVAIRVGHHCAWPLHRRFGVAATVRASFHVYNTPDEVTALVEGVQAAREFFGVA, encoded by the coding sequence ATGGACGTCCAGAAGATCCGGGCGGACTTCCCGATCCTCGCGCGCACCGTGCGCGGGGGTCGGCCCCTGGTCTACCTCGACTCCGGGGCCACCGCGCAGCGGCCGCGGCAGGTGCTCGACGCGGAGCGCAGCTTCCTCGAGCAGCACAACGCGGCCGTGCACCGCGGCGCGCACCAGCTCGCCGAGGAGGCCACCGACGCCTACGAGTCGGCCCGCGCGCGGATCGCCGCGTTCGTCGGGGCCGACCCGGGCGAGGTCGTGTTCGTCAAGAACGCCACCGAGGGCATCAACCTCGTGGCGTACGCGATGGGCAACGCCGCGGGCTTCCCGGGCGCGGAGCGCTTCGAGATCGGCGCGGGCGACGAGATCGTCGTCACCGGGCTCGAGCACCACGCCAACCTGGTGCCGTGGCAGGAGCTGTGCCGCCGCACCGGAGCCGTCCTGAAGTGGTTCGAGGTCTCCGAGGACGGTCGCATCGACCTCGACAGCGACCCGATCACCGAGCGCACGAAGATCGTCGCGTTCGCGCACCAGTCCAACGTGCTCGGCACGATCCTCCCGGTCGAGGAGCTGACCCGGCGGGCGAAGGCGGTCGGCGCGCTGGTGCTGCTCGACGCCTGCCAGTCGGTGCCGCACATGCCGGTCAACCTCACCGAGCTCGGCGTCGACTTCGCGGTGTTCTCCGGGCACAAGATGCTCGGGCCGTCCGGGGTCGGCGTGCTCTACGGGCGTGCCGAGCTCCTCGCCGCGATGCCGCCGTTCCTCACCGGCGGGTCGATGATCGAGATGGTGCGGATGGAGGGGTCGACCTACGCCCCGCCGCCGCAGCGCTTCGAGGCAGGGGTGCCGATGACGTCGCAGGCCGTGGGCCTCGCGGCGGCCGTCGACTACCTGAACGAGATCGGGATGGAGTCGGTGCACGCCCACGAGCTGGAGCTCACCGCTCTCGCGATCGAGGGCCTGTCGGCGATCCCCGGGGTCCGCGTGCTGGGCCCGGTCACCACCGACGACCGCGGCGGCGCCGTGGCGTTCGTCGTCGACGGGGTGCACGCGCACGACGTCGGCCAGGTGCTCGACGACCGCGGTGTCGCGATCCGCGTCGGGCACCACTGCGCGTGGCCGCTGCACCGACGCTTCGGGGTGGCCGCCACCGTCCGGGCGTCGTTCCACGTCTACAACACGCCGGACGAGGTCACGGCTCTGGTCGAGGGCGTGCAGGCGGCCCGCGAGTTCTTCGGGGTGGCGTAG
- the sufU gene encoding Fe-S cluster assembly sulfur transfer protein SufU — protein sequence MQLEQMYQEIILDHYRTPHGAGLREPYDTESMQINPTCGDEITLRVRLDGDTVAEVSHETLGCSISQASASVLTDLVVGRSVGESMKILQAFQEMAQGRGKVEPDEDVLGDGVAFAGVAKYPARVKCALLGWMAFKDAVIRVGDSKEATA from the coding sequence ATGCAGCTCGAACAGATGTACCAGGAGATCATCCTGGACCACTACCGCACGCCGCACGGTGCCGGACTGCGCGAGCCGTACGACACCGAGTCCATGCAGATCAACCCGACCTGCGGCGACGAGATCACCCTGCGGGTGCGGCTCGACGGCGACACGGTGGCGGAGGTCTCGCACGAGACGCTCGGCTGCTCGATCAGCCAGGCGTCGGCGTCGGTGCTCACCGACCTCGTCGTCGGCCGGTCCGTCGGCGAGTCGATGAAGATCCTCCAGGCGTTCCAGGAGATGGCGCAGGGGCGCGGCAAGGTCGAGCCCGACGAGGACGTGCTCGGCGACGGCGTCGCGTTCGCCGGCGTCGCGAAATACCCGGCGCGGGTCAAGTGTGCGCTGCTCGGGTGGATGGCGTTCAAGGACGCGGTCATCCGGGTCGGCGATTCCAAGGAGGCAACGGCATGA
- a CDS encoding metal-sulfur cluster assembly factor — translation MSETTETAETTETTGAATTGSDDVVRGAAGMPEPPAAADGPSVDDLEEAMRDVVDPELGINVVDLGLVYGIQATDGVATIDMTLTSAACPLTDVIEEQTRSALTGGGTGGLVNDIKINWVWMPPWGPEKITEDGREQLRALGFRV, via the coding sequence ATGAGCGAGACCACCGAGACGGCGGAGACGACCGAGACGACCGGGGCGGCGACGACCGGGTCCGACGACGTCGTCCGCGGGGCGGCGGGCATGCCCGAGCCGCCCGCCGCGGCCGACGGCCCGTCGGTCGACGACCTCGAGGAGGCCATGCGCGACGTGGTCGACCCCGAGCTCGGCATCAACGTCGTCGACCTGGGCCTGGTGTACGGCATCCAGGCCACCGACGGCGTCGCCACGATCGACATGACCCTGACCAGCGCGGCCTGCCCGCTCACCGACGTCATCGAGGAGCAGACCCGCTCCGCGCTGACCGGGGGCGGCACCGGCGGCCTGGTCAACGACATCAAGATCAACTGGGTCTGGATGCCGCCGTGGGGCCCGGAGAAGATCACCGAGGACGGCCGCGAGCAGCTGCGGGCGCTCGGCTTCCGCGTCTGA
- a CDS encoding LLM class flavin-dependent oxidoreductase, producing MRLGAMLRREVLPEHTAAYARGVERLGFDELWVVEDCFYAGGVAAGAVALASTERIAVGLGVLPAVMRNPAATALEIAALARMFPGRLRAGIGHGVTSWMHQIGAFPSSQLAALEETTSAVRALLRGERVTVDGRHVHLDDVALEFPPPVVPPVATGVRGPRSLRVSGRVADGTVLTELSVPSYVRRARERIDEGRAEAGRTDAHHVTVYAFAAPDRDDVRALVADGLRDGGSSGQWGDLDVTAPVAAGDLPDSWLDELTVSGPAARRSLDALRDAGADTVVLIPAAEDPDEALAQLAALRGALT from the coding sequence GTGCGGCTGGGAGCGATGCTGCGGCGGGAGGTGCTCCCGGAGCACACCGCCGCCTACGCGCGGGGCGTCGAGCGGCTCGGCTTCGACGAGCTGTGGGTCGTCGAGGACTGCTTCTACGCCGGCGGGGTCGCCGCGGGGGCGGTCGCGCTGGCGTCCACGGAGCGGATCGCGGTGGGCCTGGGCGTCCTGCCCGCCGTGATGCGCAACCCGGCGGCGACCGCGCTGGAGATCGCCGCGCTGGCGCGGATGTTCCCCGGGCGGCTGCGCGCGGGGATCGGGCACGGCGTCACCTCGTGGATGCACCAGATCGGCGCGTTCCCCTCCTCGCAGCTCGCGGCGCTGGAGGAGACGACGTCGGCGGTGCGGGCGCTGCTGCGGGGGGAGCGGGTCACCGTCGACGGCCGCCACGTCCACCTCGACGACGTCGCGCTGGAGTTCCCGCCACCCGTCGTCCCGCCGGTGGCGACCGGCGTGCGCGGCCCGCGGTCGCTGCGCGTCTCGGGGCGGGTCGCCGACGGCACGGTGCTCACCGAGCTGTCGGTCCCGTCCTACGTGCGCCGGGCGCGGGAGCGCATCGACGAGGGTCGCGCGGAGGCCGGGCGCACCGACGCCCACCACGTCACCGTGTACGCCTTCGCCGCCCCCGACCGCGACGACGTCCGCGCGCTGGTGGCCGACGGCCTGCGCGACGGCGGGTCGTCCGGGCAGTGGGGTGACCTCGACGTGACGGCACCGGTCGCGGCCGGGGACCTGCCCGACTCCTGGCTCGACGAGCTGACGGTCTCCGGGCCCGCCGCCCGCCGCTCCCTCGACGCCCTGCGCGACGCGGGCGCCGACACGGTGGTGCTGATCCCCGCGGCGGAGGACCCCGACGAGGCGCTGGCGCAGCTCGCGGCCCTGCGCGGCGCGCTGACCTGA